In Streptomyces alboniger, the following are encoded in one genomic region:
- a CDS encoding amino acid permease: MTSVQVEEQHDGHDGNGAVQAAGGPSGEGEGYQRGLGARQIQMIAIGGAIGTGLFLGAGKAIHKAGPSLILAYAIAGLVIFFIMRALGELLMYRAVSGSFSEYAREFMGPFFGFVTGWTYWLFWVVTGITEVTAAAQYMQYWTHNSFPQWAYALVFTVILYGANLISVKLFGELEFWFSMVKVTAIIGMILICVGILTIGFSDAGDTATVAHLWNQGGFFPNGIGSTLMTLQIVMFAFLAVELVGVTAGESKDPKTVLPKAINTVPWRIAVFYVGALIMILSVVPWTHFQPGVSPFVAAFEKMGLGVGAAIVNFVVLTAALSSCNSGMYSTGRMLRDLALNGQGPKLFTKLTKNGLPLLGTTFSAAFMLVGVWINYQWPGEAFNYVVSFATISGMWAWIMILACQIRYRRKADRGELPQSTFRAPGAPYTSWFALLFIGMVIVMMGVDKDARISLYAAPVWAAILGVTYLVLKSRNPQAAAFNKRKVGVVASEAEPVDKD, from the coding sequence ATGACCTCAGTGCAGGTCGAAGAGCAGCACGACGGGCACGACGGCAATGGTGCCGTGCAGGCCGCAGGCGGCCCGTCCGGCGAGGGCGAGGGCTACCAGCGCGGTCTGGGGGCCCGGCAGATCCAGATGATCGCGATCGGCGGTGCCATCGGCACCGGCCTGTTCCTCGGCGCAGGCAAGGCCATTCACAAGGCCGGCCCCAGCCTCATCCTGGCGTACGCCATCGCGGGCCTCGTCATCTTCTTCATCATGCGGGCGCTCGGCGAGCTCCTCATGTACCGCGCCGTGTCGGGCTCCTTCTCGGAGTACGCACGCGAATTCATGGGCCCGTTCTTCGGATTCGTGACCGGCTGGACGTACTGGCTCTTCTGGGTCGTCACCGGCATCACCGAAGTCACCGCGGCCGCCCAGTACATGCAGTACTGGACACACAACTCGTTCCCACAATGGGCGTACGCCCTTGTCTTCACGGTCATCCTGTACGGCGCGAACCTCATCTCCGTGAAGCTCTTCGGTGAGCTGGAGTTCTGGTTCTCGATGGTCAAGGTCACCGCCATCATCGGCATGATCCTGATCTGCGTCGGCATCCTCACCATCGGCTTCTCCGACGCCGGTGACACCGCGACCGTGGCCCACCTGTGGAACCAGGGCGGCTTCTTCCCGAACGGCATCGGCTCCACGCTGATGACGCTCCAGATCGTGATGTTCGCCTTCCTCGCCGTCGAGCTGGTCGGCGTCACCGCGGGCGAGTCCAAGGACCCGAAGACGGTCCTGCCCAAGGCCATCAACACCGTGCCGTGGCGCATCGCCGTCTTCTACGTCGGCGCGCTGATCATGATCCTGTCGGTCGTGCCGTGGACGCACTTCCAGCCCGGTGTCTCGCCGTTCGTCGCGGCCTTCGAGAAGATGGGCCTCGGCGTCGGCGCCGCGATCGTGAACTTCGTGGTCCTCACCGCCGCGCTCTCCTCCTGCAACTCCGGCATGTACTCCACCGGCCGCATGCTGCGCGACCTGGCGCTCAACGGCCAGGGCCCGAAGCTCTTCACCAAGCTCACGAAGAACGGCCTGCCGCTGCTCGGCACCACGTTCTCCGCCGCGTTCATGCTGGTCGGCGTCTGGATCAACTACCAGTGGCCGGGCGAGGCGTTCAACTACGTCGTCTCCTTCGCGACCATCTCCGGCATGTGGGCCTGGATCATGATCCTGGCCTGCCAGATCCGCTACCGCCGCAAGGCCGACCGCGGCGAGCTGCCGCAGTCCACCTTCCGGGCGCCCGGAGCCCCGTACACGAGCTGGTTCGCCCTGCTCTTCATCGGCATGGTCATCGTAATGATGGGCGTCGACAAGGACGCGCGCATCTCGCTGTACGCCGCCCCGGTCTGGGCCGCGATCCTCGGGGTCACCTACCTGGTCCTCAAGAGCCGCAACCCGCAGGCCGCCGCGTTCAACAAGCGCAAGGTCGGCGTCGTCGCCTCCGAGGCCGAGCCGGTCGACAAGGACTGA
- a CDS encoding nicotinate phosphoribosyltransferase, producing the protein MNTADLGLPVDVPSTALFTDQYELTMLQAALKAGTGARRSVFEVFTRRLPEGRRYGVVAGTGRVLDAVENFRFDAGVLGFLRERNIVDEATLEWLSGYRFSGDIWGYPEGEVYFPGSPILRVEGSFAECVLLETVILSILNHDSAIAAAASRMSSAAGDRPLIEMGARRTHELAAVAASRAAYVGGFATTSDLAAGFRYGIPTVGTSAHAFTLLHDNERDAFRAQVDSLGRGTTLLVDTYDVTEAVRMAVEVAGPDLGAVRIDSGDLLLVAHRVRQQLDELGATNTRIVVTSDLDEYAIASLRAAPVDAYGVGTQLVTGSGHPTCSMVYKLVARAHSADLKAPLEPVAKKSLGAKSSMGGRKWAARRTDAYGVAEAEVVGTGAVPPELADRQLLVELVKGGQVVAREPLDAVRDRHAAARAGLPLSATQLSRGEAVIPTEYL; encoded by the coding sequence ATGAACACAGCGGACCTTGGCCTGCCGGTGGATGTTCCGTCGACGGCGCTCTTCACGGATCAGTACGAGCTGACGATGCTCCAGGCCGCACTGAAGGCCGGCACCGGCGCACGCAGGTCCGTCTTCGAGGTCTTCACCCGCAGACTGCCCGAGGGGCGCCGCTACGGCGTCGTGGCGGGCACGGGGCGGGTCCTGGACGCCGTGGAGAACTTCCGCTTCGACGCCGGGGTCCTCGGCTTCCTGCGCGAGCGGAACATCGTCGACGAGGCCACCCTGGAGTGGCTGTCCGGCTACCGCTTCAGCGGTGACATCTGGGGCTATCCCGAGGGAGAGGTCTACTTCCCGGGCTCGCCGATCCTGCGGGTCGAGGGGTCCTTCGCGGAGTGCGTGCTCCTGGAGACCGTGATCCTCTCCATCCTCAACCACGACTCGGCCATCGCCGCCGCCGCCTCCCGGATGTCCTCGGCCGCCGGGGACCGCCCGCTGATCGAGATGGGTGCCCGCCGCACCCACGAACTGGCCGCCGTCGCCGCCTCCCGCGCCGCGTACGTCGGCGGCTTCGCGACCACCTCGGACCTGGCCGCGGGCTTCCGCTACGGCATCCCGACCGTCGGCACGAGCGCCCACGCCTTCACCCTGCTGCACGACAACGAACGCGACGCGTTCCGCGCCCAGGTCGACTCGCTCGGCCGCGGCACGACCCTGCTCGTGGACACCTACGACGTGACCGAGGCCGTCCGCATGGCCGTCGAGGTCGCCGGGCCCGATCTCGGCGCGGTGCGGATCGACTCCGGTGACCTGCTGCTCGTCGCCCACCGGGTGCGCCAGCAGCTGGACGAGCTCGGCGCGACGAACACGAGGATCGTCGTGACGTCCGACCTCGACGAGTACGCCATCGCCTCGCTCCGGGCGGCGCCCGTGGACGCGTACGGCGTCGGCACCCAGCTCGTCACCGGCTCCGGGCACCCCACCTGCTCCATGGTGTACAAGCTGGTGGCCCGCGCCCACTCGGCGGACCTCAAGGCGCCTCTGGAGCCCGTGGCGAAGAAGTCGCTGGGTGCCAAGAGCTCCATGGGCGGACGGAAGTGGGCCGCGCGGCGGACCGACGCGTACGGCGTCGCCGAGGCCGAGGTCGTCGGCACCGGGGCCGTGCCGCCGGAGCTGGCCGACCGACAGCTCCTGGTCGAGCTGGTCAAGGGCGGCCAGGTGGTCGCCCGCGAGCCGCTGGACGCGGTCCGCGACCGGCACGCCGCGGCGCGCGCAGGCCTGCCCCTCTCGGCGACGCAGCTGTCGCGGGGCGAGGCGGTCATCCCGACGGAATACCTCTGA
- a CDS encoding Mov34/MPN/PAD-1 family protein has translation MLTITQALHDQIVAHARQDHPDEACGVIAGPAGTGRPERFIPMLNAARSPTFYEFDSGDLLKLYREMDDRDEEPVVIYHSHTATEAYPSRTDISYANEPGAHYLLVSTADTDDAGPFQFRSFRIVEGEVTEEEVRVVQAY, from the coding sequence ATGCTGACCATCACCCAGGCCCTCCACGACCAGATCGTCGCGCACGCCCGCCAGGACCACCCCGACGAGGCGTGCGGCGTGATCGCGGGCCCGGCGGGCACCGGCCGCCCCGAGCGGTTCATCCCGATGCTGAACGCCGCGCGCTCGCCCACGTTCTACGAGTTCGACTCGGGTGACCTGCTCAAGCTCTACCGCGAGATGGACGACCGCGACGAGGAGCCGGTGGTCATCTACCACTCGCACACCGCGACCGAGGCCTACCCCTCCCGCACCGACATCAGCTACGCCAACGAGCCCGGCGCCCACTACCTCCTGGTCTCCACCGCGGACACCGACGACGCCGGCCCCTTCCAGTTCCGCTCGTTCCGGATCGTCGAGGGCGAGGTCACCGAGGAAGAGGTGCGGGTCGTACAGGCATACTGA
- the clpS gene encoding ATP-dependent Clp protease adapter ClpS — MGQVSTAPAEITRPESDEETVVVPEPDVPWITLVHNDPVNLMSYVTYVFQTYFGYSKEKATKLMMDVHQKGRAVVSSGTREEMERDVQAMHGYGLWATLQQDRK, encoded by the coding sequence ATGGGGCAGGTGAGTACGGCTCCCGCAGAGATCACCCGCCCCGAATCGGACGAAGAGACGGTCGTCGTCCCCGAGCCGGACGTTCCGTGGATCACGCTCGTGCACAACGACCCGGTCAACCTCATGAGCTACGTGACGTACGTGTTCCAGACGTACTTCGGGTACTCGAAGGAGAAGGCCACCAAGCTGATGATGGACGTGCACCAGAAGGGCCGCGCGGTCGTCTCCAGCGGCACCCGCGAGGAGATGGAGCGCGACGTGCAGGCCATGCACGGGTACGGGCTGTGGGCCACCCTTCAGCAGGACCGGAAGTAG
- a CDS encoding RDD family protein produces the protein MSTEPPQYPPPDDDPFKKQPPQGGGSPYDTPPPGGGSPYGVPPPPEGGDPYGGGAGGPYGGGGDPYGGGPGGYGGQDPLAGMPPLADSGKRVLARIVDMILIGIVVWLLSWLFNTSEYDVDPDKVNTGKSFGQSLLAAVLYIAYDTFMISKTGQTLGKKWLGMRVANLNDGATPSMQTALARAAVLWLPFAFCCACIWTAICGGWSFFDKPYKQGLHDKAAKTVVVSV, from the coding sequence ATGAGCACCGAACCGCCGCAATACCCGCCCCCGGACGACGACCCCTTCAAGAAGCAGCCCCCGCAGGGCGGCGGGTCCCCCTACGACACCCCGCCACCGGGCGGCGGCTCTCCCTACGGCGTCCCGCCCCCGCCCGAGGGCGGCGACCCCTACGGCGGCGGAGCCGGGGGACCCTACGGAGGCGGCGGCGACCCCTACGGCGGCGGTCCGGGCGGCTACGGCGGGCAGGATCCCCTCGCCGGCATGCCCCCGCTCGCCGACAGCGGCAAACGCGTCCTCGCCCGCATCGTCGACATGATCCTCATCGGGATCGTCGTCTGGCTGCTGTCGTGGCTGTTCAACACGTCCGAATACGACGTGGACCCGGACAAGGTGAACACGGGCAAGTCCTTCGGACAGTCCCTGCTGGCCGCCGTGCTCTACATCGCGTACGACACCTTCATGATCTCCAAAACCGGCCAGACGCTCGGCAAGAAGTGGCTGGGCATGCGCGTCGCGAACCTCAACGACGGTGCCACGCCGAGCATGCAGACCGCACTCGCCCGCGCGGCCGTCCTCTGGCTGCCGTTCGCCTTCTGCTGCGCCTGCATCTGGACGGCCATCTGCGGCGGGTGGAGCTTCTTCGACAAGCCCTACAAGCAGGGCCTGCACGACAAGGCCGCCAAGACGGTGGTGGTCAGCGTCTAG
- a CDS encoding immune inhibitor A domain-containing protein, protein MTARTRTFRATAVAVAVAAAAATYSAATATAAPGDGAPAGAPVVDRQDPSRPKAHTDHDLDGPFSKQQAQQRKAALQQVVAGDAKVQKRGASKVVKLDDKKYVELGREKTDKIFTILVEFGNKVDDTTMYDPDGPEGPQQPVKKYGGKPGPLHNKIVKPDRAKDNSTAWQKDYNRKHFEDLYFGEGKDSKGKTKHSLKTYYEKTSSGRYSVDGGVSDWVKVDYNEARYGSNYCGDTNCANVWDAVKDGVTAWVKDQKAQGRTDAQIKADLAKYDLWDRYDFDNDGDFNESDGYIDHFQIVHAGEDESAGGGAEGENALWAHRWYAYGNDAGRTGPGDNKAGGTQIGDSGIWVGDYTMQPENGGLGVFAHEYGHDLGLPDLYDTTGKGENSVGFWSLMSAGSWLGTGKDSIGDLPGDMTAWDKFQLGWLDYAKAKAATTSEHKLGVAEYNTRHRQALVVDLPKKAVTTKIVKPAEGAKQWWSDQGDDLKNTLTRSVDLTGKTKAELSLQGWWDIEANYDYLYTEVSTDGGATYTPVDGTADGRPITRDAGDKPALTGVSGAYKKLVFPLDAYAGKKIDIRFRYATDGGAGGKGFAADALAITADGAKVFEDGAEGGDNGWKSKGFSRIAESFTKKYDQYYLAENRQYVSYDKTLKVGPYNFGFSRTRPDWVEHYPYQTGLMVWQWDTSQKDNNTSQHPGEGLILPVDAHAKPLKWKDGSLMRNKIQPFDAPFSKYATDKFTLHNADVATKLKSQKGVSVFDDRKGTYWYASNPTGSVKVTDTNTKIQILKQPKDGSSITVQVGPSKK, encoded by the coding sequence GTGACAGCCAGAACACGCACGTTCAGAGCCACGGCCGTGGCTGTGGCGGTGGCCGCTGCCGCCGCCACCTACTCGGCGGCGACGGCCACGGCCGCTCCCGGGGACGGTGCCCCGGCCGGGGCACCGGTCGTCGACCGGCAGGACCCGTCGCGGCCCAAGGCGCACACCGACCACGACCTCGACGGTCCGTTCAGCAAGCAGCAGGCGCAGCAGCGCAAGGCGGCCCTCCAGCAGGTCGTCGCGGGCGACGCCAAGGTGCAGAAGCGGGGCGCCTCGAAGGTCGTCAAGCTCGACGACAAGAAGTACGTCGAGCTGGGCCGCGAGAAGACCGACAAGATCTTCACGATCCTGGTGGAGTTCGGGAACAAGGTCGACGACACGACCATGTACGACCCGGACGGCCCCGAGGGCCCGCAGCAGCCCGTCAAGAAGTACGGCGGCAAGCCCGGCCCGCTGCACAACAAGATAGTCAAGCCGGACCGTGCCAAGGACAACAGCACGGCCTGGCAGAAGGACTACAACCGCAAGCACTTCGAGGACCTGTACTTCGGCGAGGGCAAGGACAGCAAGGGCAAGACCAAGCACTCGCTGAAGACCTACTACGAGAAGACCTCCTCCGGCCGCTACTCGGTCGACGGCGGAGTCTCCGACTGGGTCAAGGTCGACTACAACGAGGCCCGTTACGGCTCGAACTACTGCGGCGACACCAACTGCGCCAACGTCTGGGACGCGGTCAAGGACGGTGTGACCGCCTGGGTCAAGGACCAGAAGGCCCAGGGCCGCACCGACGCGCAGATCAAGGCGGACCTGGCCAAGTACGACCTCTGGGACCGCTACGACTTCGACAACGACGGCGACTTCAACGAGTCCGACGGCTACATCGACCACTTCCAGATCGTCCACGCGGGCGAGGACGAGTCGGCCGGCGGCGGCGCCGAGGGCGAGAACGCCCTGTGGGCGCACCGCTGGTACGCGTACGGCAACGACGCGGGCAGGACCGGCCCCGGCGACAACAAGGCCGGCGGCACCCAGATCGGCGACTCGGGCATCTGGGTCGGCGACTACACGATGCAGCCGGAGAACGGCGGACTCGGCGTCTTCGCCCACGAGTACGGCCACGACCTCGGTCTGCCGGACCTGTACGACACCACGGGCAAGGGCGAGAACTCGGTCGGCTTCTGGTCGCTGATGTCCGCCGGTTCGTGGCTCGGTACCGGCAAGGACTCGATCGGTGACCTGCCGGGCGACATGACCGCCTGGGACAAGTTCCAGCTGGGCTGGCTCGACTACGCCAAGGCGAAGGCGGCCACGACCTCCGAGCACAAGCTGGGCGTCGCGGAGTACAACACCCGCCACCGCCAGGCGCTCGTCGTCGACCTGCCGAAGAAGGCCGTCACCACCAAGATCGTGAAGCCCGCCGAGGGCGCCAAGCAGTGGTGGAGCGACCAGGGCGACGACCTGAAGAACACCCTGACGCGCTCCGTCGACCTGACCGGCAAGACCAAGGCCGAGCTTTCCCTCCAGGGCTGGTGGGACATCGAGGCCAACTACGACTACCTCTACACCGAGGTCTCCACGGACGGCGGCGCCACCTACACGCCGGTCGACGGCACCGCGGACGGCAGGCCGATCACCCGCGACGCCGGTGACAAGCCCGCGCTGACCGGTGTCTCGGGCGCGTACAAGAAGCTGGTCTTCCCGCTCGACGCCTACGCGGGCAAGAAGATCGACATCCGCTTCCGCTACGCCACGGACGGCGGCGCGGGCGGCAAGGGCTTCGCGGCCGACGCGCTCGCGATCACCGCGGACGGCGCCAAGGTCTTCGAGGACGGCGCCGAGGGCGGCGACAACGGCTGGAAGTCGAAGGGCTTCTCCCGCATCGCGGAGTCCTTCACCAAGAAGTACGACCAGTACTACCTGGCCGAGAACCGCCAGTACGTGTCGTACGACAAGACCCTCAAGGTCGGCCCGTACAACTTCGGCTTCTCGCGGACCCGTCCCGACTGGGTCGAGCACTACCCGTACCAGACCGGCCTGATGGTCTGGCAGTGGGACACCTCCCAGAAGGACAACAACACCAGCCAGCACCCCGGTGAGGGTCTGATCCTTCCGGTCGACGCGCACGCCAAGCCGCTGAAGTGGAAGGACGGCTCGCTCATGCGCAACAAGATCCAGCCGTTCGACGCCCCGTTCAGCAAGTACGCGACGGACAAGTTCACGCTGCACAACGCGGACGTCGCGACGAAGCTGAAGTCCCAGAAGGGCGTCTCGGTCTTCGACGACCGCAAGGGCACCTACTGGTACGCGTCCAACCCCACCGGAAGCGTCAAGGTCACTGACACCAACACCAAGATCCAGATCCTGAAGCAGCCGAAGGACGGCTCTTCGATCACGGTTCAGGTGGGCCCCTCCAAGAAGTAA
- a CDS encoding RDD family protein, which produces MSAPTPAPGDDRPREGYYPDPSIPGYVRYWNGAAWVPGTSRPAPSDGEPLPAPPGASAGAVVAPPVEETGPHFFDEEPVADAAPAGPAVDQHGARPEPASAWQADAGRQTGLGGEQERRISWGAPGQADPRVPSEDAAPRAEAAAPEQRASPEPARDESNPGTVTIRAIKPSTPKPAAGEGTVTFRRPTGPVKPVAGGGGAGSAGSAGSGAGATGAGTNRSAGAASARGGAPAPATTPASASPTPTPTPRSDGTMAIRAIRPASGQRGGQTAAAQTSVPPQASAPGQAPAPQQAQQPQQMQQPQPSAAPLTSGPGGGSPSWAQQVHQLAGASPVPQQQGEGQPVVPWKPVTEDPFLAAARAQASARPAGLGRRLAARLIDTAVLVAVTGAAALPLGAEAADHVDSKIDAAKLSGEKTTVWLLDGTTAGYLGIVLAVLLLFGVVYEALPTAKWGRTLGKKVCGIEVRDIEEHETPTFGAALRRWLAYSVPGLLVIGVVGVLWCLFDRPWRQCWHDKAAGTFVAG; this is translated from the coding sequence ATGAGCGCCCCAACTCCGGCCCCAGGCGACGACAGGCCCCGCGAAGGCTATTACCCCGACCCGTCCATTCCCGGATACGTCCGGTACTGGAACGGCGCCGCCTGGGTGCCCGGTACGAGCCGTCCCGCGCCGTCCGACGGCGAACCGCTGCCCGCTCCTCCCGGCGCGAGTGCGGGCGCAGTGGTGGCGCCTCCCGTGGAGGAGACCGGGCCGCACTTCTTCGACGAGGAACCGGTGGCGGACGCCGCCCCGGCGGGCCCCGCGGTGGACCAGCACGGCGCCAGGCCCGAGCCCGCCTCCGCCTGGCAGGCCGACGCGGGCCGCCAGACCGGCCTCGGCGGCGAGCAGGAGCGCCGGATCTCGTGGGGCGCCCCGGGGCAGGCGGACCCGCGCGTGCCGAGCGAGGACGCCGCGCCGCGCGCGGAGGCGGCGGCCCCCGAGCAGCGGGCCTCGCCCGAACCCGCGCGGGACGAGAGCAACCCCGGCACGGTCACGATCCGCGCCATCAAGCCGAGCACGCCGAAACCGGCCGCCGGCGAGGGGACGGTGACGTTCCGCCGCCCGACGGGTCCGGTCAAGCCGGTCGCCGGGGGCGGGGGCGCGGGGTCCGCCGGGTCTGCGGGGTCCGGAGCCGGCGCGACCGGTGCCGGGACGAACAGGTCCGCCGGGGCCGCCTCGGCGCGGGGCGGCGCGCCCGCCCCCGCCACCACGCCCGCGTCGGCCTCCCCCACGCCCACGCCCACGCCCCGCAGCGACGGCACCATGGCGATCCGTGCCATCCGGCCCGCGTCCGGGCAGCGGGGCGGGCAGACCGCCGCCGCGCAGACCTCCGTACCGCCGCAGGCGTCCGCGCCCGGACAGGCCCCTGCGCCCCAGCAGGCCCAGCAACCCCAGCAGATGCAACAGCCCCAGCCGAGCGCCGCGCCCCTCACCTCCGGGCCCGGCGGTGGCTCGCCCTCCTGGGCCCAGCAGGTGCATCAGCTCGCGGGGGCCTCCCCGGTCCCGCAGCAGCAGGGCGAGGGGCAGCCCGTCGTGCCGTGGAAGCCGGTGACCGAGGACCCGTTCCTCGCGGCCGCGCGAGCCCAGGCCTCGGCGAGGCCCGCGGGACTCGGCAGGCGCCTCGCCGCACGGCTCATCGACACGGCCGTCCTCGTCGCGGTCACCGGGGCCGCCGCCCTGCCGCTCGGAGCCGAGGCCGCCGACCACGTCGACAGCAAGATCGACGCGGCGAAGCTGTCGGGCGAGAAGACCACGGTCTGGCTGCTCGACGGCACCACCGCGGGTTACCTCGGCATCGTCCTCGCCGTCCTGCTCCTCTTCGGCGTCGTGTACGAGGCGCTGCCCACCGCCAAGTGGGGCCGCACCCTGGGCAAGAAGGTGTGCGGAATCGAGGTACGGGACATCGAGGAGCACGAGACGCCCACGTTCGGCGCGGCCCTGCGCCGCTGGCTCGCCTACAGCGTGCCGGGGCTCCTGGTGATCGGCGTCGTCGGCGTGCTGTGGTGCCTCTTCGACAGGCCGTGGCGGCAGTGCTGGCACGACAAGGCGGCGGGCACGTTCGTGGCGGGATGA
- a CDS encoding DUF2017 domain-containing protein, translating into MPGQFEQIPGGGAAVALDEVEISIIRSLAVQLLELIGPGPGGEPSDDPLAELFAEGPSEPPADPVMQRLLPDAYGGPGSERGDEDELRAYSAEFRRFTENDLRAKKRDDALAVIRSLDSMASSGEGGAVLKLSVEESRQWLGALNDLRLAIGTRLEVTDEDDADLLYRLPDSDPRKPMVMAYLWLGGLQETLVGTLLD; encoded by the coding sequence ATGCCTGGACAATTCGAACAGATCCCCGGGGGCGGCGCCGCCGTCGCCCTCGACGAGGTCGAGATCTCGATCATCCGTTCCCTCGCCGTGCAGCTCCTGGAACTCATCGGCCCGGGTCCGGGCGGCGAGCCCTCCGACGACCCCCTCGCGGAACTCTTCGCCGAGGGCCCCAGTGAGCCGCCCGCCGACCCGGTGATGCAGCGCCTGCTCCCGGACGCCTACGGCGGTCCCGGCAGTGAGCGGGGTGACGAGGACGAGCTGCGGGCGTATTCGGCGGAGTTCCGCCGCTTCACGGAGAACGACCTGCGGGCCAAGAAGCGGGACGACGCGCTGGCCGTGATCCGCTCGCTCGACTCGATGGCGTCCTCGGGGGAGGGCGGAGCTGTCCTGAAACTGTCGGTCGAGGAGTCCCGGCAGTGGCTCGGGGCGCTCAATGACCTGCGGCTCGCGATCGGCACGCGCCTTGAGGTCACCGACGAGGATGACGCCGATCTGCTCTACCGGCTCCCCGACTCCGACCCCCGCAAGCCGATGGTGATGGCCTACCTCTGGTTGGGTGGACTCCAGGAGACGCTGGTCGGGACGTTGCTCGACTGA
- a CDS encoding isochorismatase family protein — translation MRRALIVVDVQNDFCEGGSLAVAGGADVAAAITELIGQTPACYRHVVATRDHHIDPGAHFSDRPDYADSWPPHCVAGTEGVGFHPNFAPAVASGAIDAVFDKGAHSAAYSGFEGVDENGLSLAEWLREREITEVDVVGIATDHCVRATAMDAAREGFRTTVLLELTAGVAAATTERAMAEMRAAGVELAGKPVV, via the coding sequence ATGCGCCGCGCACTGATCGTCGTAGACGTGCAGAACGACTTCTGCGAAGGGGGCAGCCTCGCGGTCGCCGGCGGAGCGGACGTGGCCGCCGCCATCACCGAGCTGATCGGCCAGACTCCCGCCTGCTACCGCCACGTGGTGGCCACCCGCGACCACCACATCGATCCCGGCGCCCACTTCTCCGACCGCCCGGACTACGCCGACTCCTGGCCGCCGCACTGCGTGGCGGGCACGGAGGGCGTCGGCTTCCACCCGAACTTCGCCCCGGCCGTCGCCTCCGGGGCCATCGACGCGGTCTTCGACAAGGGGGCGCACTCGGCGGCCTACAGCGGCTTCGAGGGCGTCGACGAGAACGGCCTCTCCTTGGCGGAGTGGCTGCGGGAGCGGGAGATCACGGAGGTGGACGTGGTCGGGATCGCCACGGACCACTGTGTCCGCGCCACCGCTATGGACGCGGCCCGGGAGGGGTTCAGGACCACGGTGCTGCTGGAGCTGACCGCAGGGGTCGCCGCGGCGACCACGGAGCGGGCCATGGCCGAGATGCGGGCGGCCGGGGTCGAGCTGGCAGGGAAGCCCGTCGTCTGA